The Spirosoma foliorum genome has a window encoding:
- a CDS encoding serine hydrolase domain-containing protein produces MNAWLISALLLFPSELIYPKRYTALVTLPIKASTDNPLKNSVDTIVEQAAQQFMTAPEAVGLSVGILKDGKTYVYNYGTVDKGKQQLPTAQTIYPIASISKTFTGALLAQAVVEKRVKLGDDIRKYLTGSYPNLEYNGQPIRLFHLLNHRSGLPFLLPDVPDAFANTAIPSSAIATELLQHYTRADFYDDLHKVKLDAMPGNMFKYSNAGAQLLGYILERVYNQSFEELVRLKLTQPLGMSDTKIELTPAEEADFAKGYNCDGLQMPPVPDQLQGAGSLKSTVADMLNYIQWNVAEETEAAKLTHRPTWGDVDRYSSGLNWQMLKASGYRAIWQDGNIPGYSSLCVNYPELKMGVVILSNECDRKTASRITTLVNQITKAMDERAVMLPN; encoded by the coding sequence ATGAATGCCTGGCTCATCTCTGCTCTTCTACTCTTTCCATCGGAGCTTATTTACCCGAAGCGTTACACCGCACTGGTCACGCTTCCGATAAAGGCGTCGACAGATAACCCGCTGAAAAATTCGGTCGATACTATTGTTGAGCAAGCTGCTCAGCAATTCATGACAGCGCCCGAAGCCGTTGGTCTCTCCGTGGGTATTTTGAAGGATGGCAAAACGTATGTGTACAATTATGGTACGGTTGATAAAGGCAAACAGCAGCTTCCAACCGCCCAAACGATTTACCCAATTGCCTCCATTAGCAAGACGTTTACGGGTGCCTTATTAGCCCAGGCCGTTGTGGAAAAACGGGTAAAACTGGGGGATGATATCCGTAAATATCTGACAGGAAGTTATCCTAATCTGGAATATAACGGCCAGCCCATCCGGCTCTTTCATTTGCTGAATCACCGATCGGGTTTGCCGTTTCTGCTGCCCGATGTTCCCGATGCGTTTGCCAATACCGCCATACCCTCCTCCGCTATTGCCACCGAACTTCTCCAGCATTATACCCGAGCCGACTTCTACGACGATCTGCATAAGGTGAAGCTAGATGCTATGCCGGGCAATATGTTTAAATATTCGAATGCAGGGGCTCAGTTGCTGGGCTATATTTTAGAGCGCGTTTATAACCAATCGTTCGAAGAACTTGTGCGTCTGAAACTAACTCAGCCACTGGGCATGAGCGATACCAAAATTGAGCTGACGCCAGCCGAAGAAGCTGATTTTGCGAAAGGATACAATTGTGATGGGCTTCAGATGCCACCCGTTCCGGATCAACTCCAGGGTGCCGGTTCACTGAAATCGACCGTAGCCGATATGCTGAACTACATCCAATGGAATGTGGCCGAAGAGACAGAAGCGGCTAAGTTAACCCACCGACCAACCTGGGGAGATGTCGACCGATATTCGTCTGGGTTGAACTGGCAAATGCTGAAAGCGTCCGGTTATCGGGCTATCTGGCAGGACGGCAACATTCCCGGTTATAGCAGCCTATGCGTCAATTATCCTGAACTGAAGATGGGCGTTGTAATTCTCTCGAACGAGTGTGATCGCAAGACCGCTTCCCGCATTACGACCCTGGTTAATCAGATTACCAAAGCGATGGACGAGCGGGCGGTTATGTTGCCTAATTGA
- a CDS encoding helix-turn-helix domain-containing protein, producing MASISRSKLKVSADIPVHHLPQTDFYASYTDGIKLGEFGISHRIDFFAIIWFLEDAGLHYIDFEPYPIKKDMVYLIARNQVHSLPGDAPNARSIIFSKRFFDSIEDDDLRFLFAPFTNAGISLTNEQIEPLAYLFELMQLESKLQQGNRLLHLYTNAFLAHIQRLSHTSETTAAYQDERVRKLFELIGSHYKTQKFVSFYADQIGLTAKRLNQIVKEKLDLSVSQLIYNYTLIEAKREISHSVKSLKEIAIELGFREQSYFSRFFKKQTGYSPERFRQENP from the coding sequence GTGGCATCAATTTCCCGCTCCAAGTTGAAAGTTTCCGCTGATATACCGGTTCATCATCTGCCCCAAACGGACTTTTATGCGTCCTATACCGATGGCATTAAGCTGGGCGAATTTGGCATCAGTCACCGGATCGATTTTTTTGCCATAATCTGGTTTCTGGAAGATGCAGGACTACATTATATCGACTTTGAGCCATACCCGATCAAAAAAGATATGGTGTATTTGATTGCCCGAAATCAGGTCCACTCACTTCCGGGAGACGCACCGAACGCCCGTTCGATTATCTTTTCGAAACGGTTTTTTGATAGCATTGAAGACGATGATCTTCGTTTTTTATTTGCCCCGTTTACGAACGCAGGGATTAGCCTAACCAACGAACAGATTGAACCACTGGCGTATCTGTTTGAGCTAATGCAACTGGAGAGCAAACTGCAACAGGGAAACCGACTGCTTCACCTATACACAAACGCTTTTCTGGCCCACATTCAACGGCTGAGTCATACGTCCGAAACAACGGCGGCCTATCAGGACGAGCGCGTTCGTAAATTATTTGAACTCATCGGTAGCCATTATAAAACGCAGAAGTTCGTCAGCTTCTATGCCGACCAGATTGGCCTGACCGCCAAGCGACTCAACCAAATAGTGAAAGAAAAGCTGGACCTCTCCGTTAGCCAGCTTATTTACAATTACACCCTTATTGAGGCCAAACGCGAGATTAGCCATAGTGTTAAATCACTCAAAGAAATCGCTATAGAGCTTGGATTCCGGGAACAATCCTATTTCAGCCGCTTTTTCAAAAAACAGACCGGCTACTCTCCCGAGCGTTTTCGGCAGGAAAACCCTTGA
- a CDS encoding serine hydrolase, whose amino-acid sequence MRILQFSFLLCFFSLLTELTFGQTQQSKATPETAIQQLGTAFVQEKTHVGLSIGIIRNGKTSFYNFGTTEKGKNLVPTQHTIYEIGSITKTFGSLLLAKAVLEKRVKLDDDIRQYLDGDYPNLAYEGKPIRLVNLTNWTSELPDNFPDQPDRFKQVDPDSVPFRIVNELSHYTKQDFFNDLHAVKLKAAPGQNPRHCNVAAQLVGYILEKIYQMPYEELIRKQVEEPLQMHTTFGPTPSDLFAKGYDGKGSPMPAFTMKAMQAAGGLRYSATDLLKYAAYQLDERNKTVQLTHRVTWGDPGSQAFGLNWFLHKTIDSKRQVEHSGGTFGFASYCDLYPDQKVGLVLLANDADQSTQYQLGELSKKIMEAFYGKPVALTMLNAELKKRGYAQIISVVKDVQKKHPELYLNENYVNNWGYSLAGQNKLPEALEIFKLNVSLYPKGWNTYDSLAETYDRIGNRKLAIENYKHSLALNPQNTNAIDYLKKVGEPTGK is encoded by the coding sequence ATGCGTATCCTGCAATTCAGTTTCCTCCTCTGTTTTTTTTCGCTACTCACCGAGCTGACATTTGGCCAGACTCAGCAATCCAAAGCCACTCCAGAAACGGCCATTCAGCAATTGGGAACGGCGTTTGTTCAGGAGAAAACACACGTAGGCTTATCGATCGGAATTATTCGAAACGGGAAGACGTCGTTCTACAATTTCGGGACTACGGAGAAAGGGAAAAATCTAGTCCCGACGCAACATACGATTTACGAGATTGGCTCAATCACCAAAACATTCGGAAGTCTGTTGCTGGCGAAAGCTGTACTCGAAAAGCGTGTGAAACTTGATGATGACATTCGCCAATACCTCGACGGAGACTATCCGAATCTGGCCTACGAAGGCAAACCGATTCGATTAGTCAATCTGACCAACTGGACATCCGAACTGCCCGATAACTTCCCCGATCAGCCAGATCGTTTCAAACAGGTTGACCCGGATTCGGTTCCGTTTCGGATTGTGAACGAGTTAAGCCACTATACAAAGCAGGATTTCTTTAACGATCTGCACGCAGTAAAGCTCAAGGCAGCTCCCGGCCAGAATCCACGTCATTGCAATGTGGCGGCTCAACTGGTGGGGTATATTCTGGAAAAAATCTACCAGATGCCCTACGAGGAGCTAATCCGAAAACAAGTGGAAGAGCCTCTCCAGATGCATACTACGTTTGGACCGACTCCTTCCGACCTGTTTGCTAAAGGCTACGATGGAAAAGGAAGCCCAATGCCTGCCTTCACCATGAAAGCGATGCAAGCCGCTGGTGGCCTTCGCTACAGCGCCACTGATCTGCTGAAATACGCAGCCTATCAACTGGACGAACGTAACAAAACGGTGCAGCTAACCCACCGAGTAACCTGGGGTGATCCTGGCAGTCAGGCTTTTGGGCTAAACTGGTTTCTTCATAAAACCATCGATAGCAAGCGGCAAGTTGAGCACTCAGGCGGTACGTTCGGATTTGCGAGTTATTGCGACCTCTATCCTGATCAAAAAGTAGGGCTCGTGCTGCTCGCCAATGACGCCGATCAGTCAACTCAGTACCAACTCGGCGAATTGTCTAAGAAAATTATGGAAGCCTTTTATGGCAAACCAGTTGCCCTGACGATGCTAAATGCTGAGCTAAAAAAGCGAGGCTATGCACAGATTATCAGCGTGGTCAAGGATGTCCAGAAAAAACATCCAGAGCTTTATCTCAACGAAAATTATGTCAATAACTGGGGGTATTCGCTGGCGGGTCAGAACAAACTACCGGAAGCTCTTGAGATTTTCAAACTGAACGTCAGCCTCTATCCCAAAGGCTGGAATACCTACGACAGTCTGGCCGAAACCTACGACCGAATCGGCAACCGCAAGCTGGCCATCGAGAATTATAAGCACTCCCTGGCTTTGAATCCGCAGAACACGAATGCCATCGACTATCTCAAAAAAGTTGGTGAGCCTACCGGGAAGTAA
- a CDS encoding SDR family NAD(P)-dependent oxidoreductase — translation MSLLNGKVALVTGAGSGIGKQVALKYAAEGANVVVSDIVEKGGNETVAEIISAGGEAFFVKADTSSPAENESLVQQTLDKYGALHIACNNAGVGGPTVPTGEYPLDGWDRVIQINLSGVFYGMRHQLPAILQSGGGTIVNMASILGKVGFANSSAYVAAKHGVIGLTEAAAVEYAAKGVRINAVGPGFIKTPLVESSMDQASRDALIALHPIGRLGESAEVAELVLWLSSDKASFVTGSYYNIDGGYLAR, via the coding sequence ATGTCTCTCTTAAATGGTAAAGTTGCCCTGGTAACTGGAGCTGGTTCCGGCATAGGCAAACAAGTAGCGTTAAAATATGCGGCCGAAGGTGCCAACGTTGTTGTTAGTGATATTGTCGAAAAAGGTGGCAACGAAACAGTTGCAGAAATCATTTCGGCGGGCGGTGAAGCCTTTTTTGTGAAGGCGGATACCAGCAGCCCAGCGGAAAACGAATCGTTGGTACAACAAACCCTTGATAAATATGGCGCCTTACATATTGCCTGCAACAACGCTGGCGTTGGCGGGCCAACCGTTCCAACAGGCGAATACCCACTGGATGGTTGGGACAGAGTTATTCAGATAAACCTTTCGGGTGTGTTTTACGGTATGCGGCACCAACTACCGGCCATTCTCCAATCGGGCGGTGGTACTATCGTTAATATGGCCTCTATATTGGGCAAAGTTGGTTTTGCCAATTCATCAGCGTATGTGGCCGCCAAACACGGTGTTATTGGGTTAACCGAAGCGGCAGCCGTTGAATACGCTGCCAAAGGCGTTCGTATCAATGCCGTTGGTCCAGGCTTTATAAAAACCCCACTGGTCGAAAGCTCAATGGATCAGGCTTCAAGAGATGCGCTGATCGCTTTACACCCAATCGGCCGTTTAGGAGAGTCCGCCGAAGTTGCCGAACTGGTTCTATGGCTAAGTTCCGACAAGGCTTCATTTGTTACAGGTTCTTATTACAACATCGACGGCGGTTATTTGGCCCGCTAA